One genomic window of Kaistia geumhonensis includes the following:
- the argC gene encoding N-acetyl-gamma-glutamyl-phosphate reductase yields MSAKVFIDGEAGTTGLQIRQRLEGRPDIALLSIDPEHRKDRTARAEIMNLADAVILCLPDDAAREAVTLVTNPATRIIDASTAHRVFPGWAYGFAELDAGQRAKIAGATRIANPGCYATGAIALIRPLVDAGLLPADWPLFVNGISGYSGGGKGLIAEFEQQTPPPGSHDAFRPYGLTLAHKHLPEIVRYGAIAEAPIFTPSVGRFAQGMIIELPLHLARLPAKPKAEDLTAAYEKHYAGERFIEVLGVEDAAAVQKARAGAAGFHALIDPENLNDTNRLRIMVFGNEANGQGLALALLDNLGKGASGAAVQNLNLSLGLEEASGLE; encoded by the coding sequence ATGTCTGCCAAGGTTTTCATCGATGGCGAGGCCGGGACGACGGGGCTGCAGATCCGCCAGCGCCTCGAGGGCCGGCCGGATATCGCGCTTCTCTCGATCGATCCCGAGCATCGCAAGGACAGGACCGCGCGGGCGGAGATCATGAATCTCGCCGATGCCGTCATCCTCTGCCTGCCGGACGATGCCGCGCGTGAGGCGGTGACGCTCGTCACCAATCCCGCGACCCGCATTATCGACGCCTCCACCGCGCATCGCGTGTTCCCCGGCTGGGCCTATGGCTTCGCCGAGCTCGACGCGGGGCAGCGCGCGAAGATCGCCGGCGCGACCCGCATTGCCAATCCCGGCTGCTACGCGACTGGCGCCATTGCGCTCATCCGCCCGCTCGTCGACGCCGGACTGCTTCCCGCCGACTGGCCGCTCTTCGTGAACGGCATCTCCGGCTATTCCGGCGGCGGCAAGGGGCTGATCGCCGAGTTCGAGCAGCAGACGCCGCCGCCCGGATCGCATGACGCGTTCCGCCCCTATGGGCTGACGCTCGCTCACAAGCATCTGCCAGAGATCGTCCGCTATGGCGCGATCGCGGAAGCACCGATCTTCACGCCCTCGGTCGGCCGCTTCGCGCAGGGCATGATCATCGAGCTGCCGCTGCATCTGGCGCGCCTTCCGGCCAAGCCGAAGGCCGAGGATCTCACCGCCGCCTATGAGAAGCACTATGCCGGCGAGCGCTTCATCGAGGTGCTCGGCGTCGAGGATGCGGCTGCCGTGCAGAAGGCGCGCGCGGGCGCGGCCGGTTTCCATGCGCTGATCGATCCCGAGAACCTCAACGACACCAACCGCCTGAGGATCATGGTGTTCGGCAACGAGGCGAACGGGCAGGGGCTCGCCCTAGCGCTGCTCGACAATCTCGGCAAGGGCGCGTCCGGCGCGGCGGTGCAGAACCTCAACCTCTCGCTCGGGCTCGAGGAAGCTTCGGGTCTCGAATAG
- the rpsI gene encoding 30S ribosomal protein S9 has protein sequence MADLQSLQGLVTASTENAAPVHVQKLDAHGRAYATGKRKNAIARVWIRPGTGKITVNGKDFSAYFARPVLQMLVRQAIGVANRNGQYDVDAKVAGGGLSGQAGALRHGLSKALTYYEPELRGVLKKGGFLTRDSRVVERKKYGRAKARRSFQFSKR, from the coding sequence ATGGCCGATCTCCAGTCCCTCCAGGGCCTCGTCACGGCCTCGACCGAGAACGCCGCCCCGGTTCACGTTCAGAAGCTCGACGCGCATGGCCGTGCCTATGCGACCGGCAAGCGCAAGAACGCGATCGCCCGCGTCTGGATCCGTCCCGGCACCGGCAAGATCACCGTCAACGGCAAGGACTTCTCGGCCTACTTCGCCCGTCCGGTGCTGCAGATGCTCGTGCGTCAGGCGATCGGCGTCGCCAATCGCAACGGCCAGTATGACGTCGACGCCAAGGTTGCCGGTGGCGGCCTCTCGGGCCAGGCCGGCGCGCTGCGCCATGGCCTCTCCAAGGCGCTGACCTATTACGAGCCGGAACTGCGCGGCGTCCTCAAGAAGGGCGGCTTCCTGACCCGCGACAGCCGCGTCGTCGAGCGCAAGAAGTACGGCCGCGCCAAGGCCCGCCGCAGCTTCCAGTTCTCGAAGCGCTAA
- the rplM gene encoding 50S ribosomal protein L13 produces the protein MSTISTKPADVEKKWILIDATDLVVGRLATIVANRLRGKHKASFTPHVDDGDNVIVINAEKVVFTGRKYTDKRYYWHTGYIGGIKERSPRQLIEGRFPERVIEKAVERMLPEGPLGRRQFSNLRVYAGAEHPHEAQQPEVLDVAALNPKNKRVA, from the coding sequence ATGAGCACCATCTCCACCAAGCCGGCGGATGTCGAGAAGAAGTGGATTCTGATCGACGCCACGGACCTTGTCGTCGGACGGCTTGCCACGATCGTGGCCAACCGCCTGCGCGGCAAGCACAAGGCGAGCTTCACCCCGCATGTCGACGACGGCGACAACGTCATCGTCATCAATGCGGAGAAGGTCGTGTTCACCGGCCGCAAGTATACCGACAAGCGCTATTACTGGCACACCGGCTATATCGGCGGCATCAAGGAGCGCAGCCCGCGCCAGCTGATCGAGGGCCGCTTCCCGGAGCGAGTCATCGAGAAGGCTGTCGAGCGCATGCTGCCCGAGGGTCCGCTCGGCCGTCGCCAGTTCTCCAATCTCCGCGTCTATGCCGGTGCCGAGCATCCGCATGAGGCGCAGCAGCCGGAAGTCCTCGACGTCGCGGCGCTCAATCCGAAGAACAAGAGGGTTGCCTGA
- a CDS encoding VOC family protein: MTENGLSPRLSIVTLGVANVARARSFYEKLGWQPSSASQEQIVFFQLSGVVLALFNREQLADDATVAPAGDGFRAVTLAHNVDSEAAVDAALAHAERSGASIVKPASKVFWGGYSGYFADPDGHLWEVAYNPFFAFDEAGRLALPGPAA; this comes from the coding sequence ATGACGGAAAACGGCCTTTCCCCGCGGCTCAGCATCGTGACGCTCGGCGTCGCGAATGTCGCGCGGGCGCGCAGTTTCTACGAGAAGCTCGGCTGGCAGCCGTCATCGGCCAGCCAGGAGCAGATCGTCTTCTTCCAGCTTTCCGGAGTCGTTCTCGCGCTCTTCAACCGCGAGCAACTGGCCGACGACGCGACCGTCGCGCCCGCCGGCGACGGCTTTCGGGCCGTGACGCTCGCGCACAATGTCGATTCGGAAGCGGCGGTCGATGCCGCCCTCGCCCATGCCGAACGCAGCGGCGCCTCGATCGTCAAGCCGGCGTCCAAGGTGTTCTGGGGCGGCTATTCCGGCTATTTCGCCGATCCCGACGGCCATCTCTGGGAGGTGGCCTACAACCCGTTCTTCGCCTTCGACGAGGCCGGCCGCCTCGCCCTTCCGGGCCCGGCCGCATGA
- a CDS encoding SH3 domain-containing protein: MTTFRLALPLAAAALLAPLPALAIQPYESVTATYDTAGADDPGLKTFLESLRKALDSSDSTFLKLAVAKDLAIYSPAVGFPDGQTHGPLANPDKHESAQRLDEAAALMGSADVEYTRDDLDSMILDLFGTALEPGTIGKSAIAGGRLCAPAEPVFDRAKAVAMAEAADVPPGNLWILSEKTDFHEKPDAKSPVVETLPANTVVPFIEGSVDVPADSATTDAEAAEETDGGEGGWYSVALPSGKIGYASNDASLGFQAVSVCFGKVDDNWLVTAVIVPSL, translated from the coding sequence ATGACGACCTTTCGCCTTGCTCTCCCGCTGGCGGCCGCGGCTCTGCTCGCGCCGCTCCCTGCGCTGGCCATCCAGCCCTATGAAAGCGTCACGGCGACCTACGACACTGCCGGAGCGGACGATCCGGGCCTCAAGACCTTCCTCGAATCGCTCCGCAAGGCGCTCGACTCCAGCGATTCAACCTTCCTGAAGCTCGCTGTCGCCAAGGATCTCGCGATCTACTCGCCAGCCGTCGGCTTCCCCGACGGCCAGACGCATGGCCCGCTCGCCAATCCTGACAAGCACGAGTCGGCGCAGCGCCTCGACGAGGCCGCCGCGCTGATGGGCTCGGCCGATGTCGAATACACGCGCGACGACCTCGACAGCATGATCCTCGATCTCTTCGGCACCGCGCTGGAGCCTGGCACGATCGGCAAGTCCGCCATCGCCGGCGGCCGGCTCTGCGCGCCGGCCGAGCCGGTGTTCGACCGCGCCAAGGCAGTCGCCATGGCAGAGGCCGCCGACGTTCCGCCGGGCAATCTCTGGATCCTGTCGGAAAAGACCGACTTCCACGAAAAGCCGGACGCCAAGTCGCCGGTGGTGGAGACGCTGCCCGCCAATACGGTCGTGCCCTTCATCGAGGGGTCGGTCGACGTGCCCGCCGACAGCGCCACGACCGACGCCGAAGCCGCCGAGGAGACCGACGGCGGTGAGGGCGGCTGGTATTCCGTGGCCCTCCCCTCGGGCAAGATCGGCTATGCTTCCAACGACGCCTCGCTCGGCTTCCAGGCGGTCAGCGTCTGCTTCGGCAAGGTCGACGACAACTGGCTCGTGACCGCGGTCATCGTGCCGAGCCTCTAG